In one window of Osmia lignaria lignaria isolate PbOS001 chromosome 11, iyOsmLign1, whole genome shotgun sequence DNA:
- the LOC117610421 gene encoding casein kinase I has protein sequence MAYESYRLAMSVAKNDFVVGGKYRLMRKIGSGSFGDIYLGINIANGEEVAVKMEPMRARHPQLLYESKLYKILHGGIGIPHIRWYGQERDYNVLVMDLLGPSLEDLFTFCSRRFTIKTVLMLADQMIGRIEYVHCKHFIHRDIKPDNFLMGIGRHCNKLFIIDFGLAKKYRDSRTRLHIMYREDKNLTGTARYASINAHLGIEQSRRDDMESLGYVLMYFNRGSLPWQGLKAATKKQKYEKISEKKMSTPVEVLCKGFPAEFAMYLNYTRGLRFEESPDYMYLRQLFRILFRTLNHQYDYTFDWTMLKQKVVVGGSNVNAGATAAGPSQATQGAQGQGQTQGQPPAQANAQSGAR, from the exons ATGGCGTATGAGTCCTACCGG TTGGCGATGTCAGTAGCAAAGAATGATTTTGTCGTGGGTGGCAAATACAGGCTGATGAGGAAGATTGGCTCTGGATCCTTTGGCGACATTTACCTCGGTATCAACATCGCTAATGGCGAG GAAGTTGCTGTTAAAATGGAGCCTATGCGTGCTCGGCATCCACAACTATTATATGAATCCaagttatataaaattctaCACGGTGGTATAGGAATACCTCACATACGTTG GTATGGACAAGAAAGAGACTATAATGTACTTGTTATGGACCTTCTTGGTCCATCTCTTGAAGATCTTTTCACTTTCTGCTCGAGAAGGTTTACAATTAAAACCGTCTTAATGTTGGCAGACCAAATGATTGGCAGGATCGAATATGTTCATTGCAAACATTTTATTCATAGAGATATCAAACCAGATAATTTTCTAATGGGTATCGGTCGTCATTGTAATAAG ctGTTTATTATTGATTTTGGATTAGCAAAAAAATATAGAGATAGTCGTACAAGACTACACATAATGTACCgagaagataaaaatttaacagGCACAGCAAGGTATGCTTCGATTAATGCTCACCTTGGAATAGAACAGAGTCGTCGCGATGATATGGAGTCACTTGGTTACGTGCTTATGTATTTCAATCGAGGATCTTTGCCTTGGCAAGGGCTTAAAGCTGCTACCAAAAagcagaaatatgaaaaaataagtGAGAAAAAGATGTCCACGCCCGTAGAAGTTTTATGTAAG GGATTTCCTGCTGAATTCGCGATGTATTTAAATTATACGAGAGGTTTACGTTTCGAAGAGAGTCCAGATTACATGTATCTTCGTCAACTTTTCCGTATACTTTTTCGTACATTAAATCATCAGTATGATTACACATTTGATTGGACAATGTTAAAACAAAAAGTAGTAGTAGGGGGTAGTAATGTTAATGCTGGAGCAACTGCAGCCGGTCCAAGTCAAGCCACTCAAGGTGCTCAGGGACAAGGACAGACCCAAGGTCAACCGCCAGCTCAGGCCAACGCTCAATCAG GAGCACGTTAA
- the MetRS-m gene encoding methionyl-tRNA synthetase, mitochondrial isoform X2, with product MNNTKNICVPIYDISKCCTKSLEKKLIMTSCSRLEKALEKLQKNPYFDKYAEKIAKYQETKPEEFLERVENQEKKLQEKKVPIHAPKGRIKSLWILPFLRRGAQSSWIHVKKNNFSHHANKKLYITTPIFYVNGAPHIGHLYSAVLADTVARFNSMLGHSVYLCTGTDEHGTKVQKAAGAANLPTIEYCNQISRQFLEMCDMFQVKYSDFIRTTEKRHEKAVHHFWNCLEKNGHIYLGKYAGWYNETEEAFVPDKEVVKEDSTTNNTTEARTESGDTVEWMEEDSYKFRLTSFKDDLIYWLKNENVVQPAVHRNVLNSYLDDLQDLSISRPIKRVPWAIPTPADKSQTIYVWFDALVNYLTSVGYPDDSFKESWPPTIQIIGKDILKFHGIYWPAFLMAAGLEPPKQLLCHGHWTVDKYKMSKSKGNVISPFAVANDVTYDGLRYFLMRQGVVDTNSNYNSLKVPELINADLADTFGNLVNRCFGKSINPKGIIPDPVECINILKSDIALKNIKALEEVSEKTGKFYQVYHVHHVIESTMEVLHLANQMLNHHKPWVLNKSKDLNSAKEQEAVIALALESVRVAALILYPIIPNLASNLLDFLQIPIENRTWEDTKPLNLRSSLNGEKHVSRDVLFFKKIKI from the exons AtgaataatacaaaaaatatatgtgtACCTATATatgatatttcaaaatgtt GTACAAAAAGTCTTGAAAAGAAACTTATCATGACAAGTTGCTCGAGATTAGAGAAAGCTTTGGAAAAGCTTCAAAAAAATCCTTATTTCGACAAATATGCTGAAAAAATAGCGAAATATCAAGAAACAAAGCCAGAAGAATTCTTGGAACGTGTTGAAAATCAAGAAAAGAAGCTGCAAGAGAAAAAAG TTCCAATTCATGCACCAAAAGGTCGTATTAAGTCTTTGTGGATATTGCCATTTTTGAGAAGAGGAGCACAATCGTCGTGGATTCatgttaagaaaaataatttttcccatcatgcaaataaaaaattgtatattactACTCCTATATTTTATGTCAACGGCG CACCTCATATTGGACACCTTTACAGTGCAGTTCTAGCAGATACTGTAGCTAGATTCAATTCTATGTTAGGACATTCCGTGTACCTGTGCACAGGTACAGATGAACATGGCACAAAAGTTCAAAAAGCTGCAGGGGCAGCGAATTTACCTACTATTGAATACTGTAATCAAATTTCACGCCAGTTTCTAGAAATGTGTGATATGTTTCAAGTAAAATATTCAGATTTTATTAGAACAACTGAGAAGCGACATGAAAAAGCAGTTCATCATTTTTGG aattgttTAGAAAAAAATGGACATATCTATTTAGGAAAATATGCTGGATGGTACAACGAAACGGAAGAAGCATTTGTCCCGGATAAGGAAGTAGTGAAAGAGGATTCTACAACTAACAATACTACAGAAGCGCGTACAGAATCTGGAGATACTGTAGAATGGATGGAAGAGGATTCTTATAAATTTCGGCTTACTTCCTTCAAAGATGACTTAATATATTGGTTGAAAAATG AAAACGTAGTACAACCGGCAGTACATCGCAACGTGTTAAATTCTTATCTCGATGATCTGCAAGATTTAAGTATTTCCAGGCCTATCAAAAGAGTGCCCTGGGCGATTCCTACTCCTGCTGATAAATCGCAAACGATATACGTATGGTTTGATGCATTAGTAAACTATTTAACTTCGGTAGGATATCCAGACGATTCGTTTAAAGAATCTTGGCCTCCAACTATCCAG ATAATAGGGAAAGATATACTAAAATTTCATGGCATTTATTGGCCAGCATTTCTAATGGCTGCTGGTCTTGAACCACCGAAACAGCTTTTGTGTCATGGACATTGGACTGttgataaatataaaatgtcCAAATCTAAAGGAAACGTGATCTCACCTTTCGCAGTTGCAAATGATGTTACATACGACGGTTTAAGATATTTTCTTATGAGACAAGGGGTAGTAGATACAAATTCGA ATTATAATTCCTTAAAAGTTCCAGAATTAATAAACGCTGATCTTGCCGATACGTTTGGTAACTTGGTTAACCGATGTTTCGGTAAATCTATCAATCCAAAAGGGATAATACCAGACCCAGTCGAATGCATAAATATCCTCAAGTCTGACATAGCTCTTAAAAACATAAAAGCTTTAGAAGAAGTAAGCGAGAAAACTGGGAAATTTTATCAAGTGTATCATGTACATCACGTAATAGAGAGTACTATGGAAGTGTTGCATCTTGCTAATCAAATGTTAAATCATCACAAACCATGGGTCTTAAATAAGTCTAAGGACCTTAACTCGGCCAAAGAACAAGAAGCTGTGATAGCTTTAGCTTTAGAAAGTGTACGAGTGGCTGCTTtaatattatatccaattataCCAAACTTAGCTTCCAATCTACTTGATTTTCTTCAAATTCCTATAGAGAATCGTACTTGGGAAGATACAAAACCGTTGAATTTGAGAAGTTCTCTGAACGGAGAGAAACACGTGTCAAGAGATGTATtgttttttaagaaaataaagattTGA
- the MetRS-m gene encoding methionyl-tRNA synthetase, mitochondrial isoform X1: MAFLSHKAVRLFSPASIINVVIGTKSLEKKLIMTSCSRLEKALEKLQKNPYFDKYAEKIAKYQETKPEEFLERVENQEKKLQEKKVPIHAPKGRIKSLWILPFLRRGAQSSWIHVKKNNFSHHANKKLYITTPIFYVNGAPHIGHLYSAVLADTVARFNSMLGHSVYLCTGTDEHGTKVQKAAGAANLPTIEYCNQISRQFLEMCDMFQVKYSDFIRTTEKRHEKAVHHFWNCLEKNGHIYLGKYAGWYNETEEAFVPDKEVVKEDSTTNNTTEARTESGDTVEWMEEDSYKFRLTSFKDDLIYWLKNENVVQPAVHRNVLNSYLDDLQDLSISRPIKRVPWAIPTPADKSQTIYVWFDALVNYLTSVGYPDDSFKESWPPTIQIIGKDILKFHGIYWPAFLMAAGLEPPKQLLCHGHWTVDKYKMSKSKGNVISPFAVANDVTYDGLRYFLMRQGVVDTNSNYNSLKVPELINADLADTFGNLVNRCFGKSINPKGIIPDPVECINILKSDIALKNIKALEEVSEKTGKFYQVYHVHHVIESTMEVLHLANQMLNHHKPWVLNKSKDLNSAKEQEAVIALALESVRVAALILYPIIPNLASNLLDFLQIPIENRTWEDTKPLNLRSSLNGEKHVSRDVLFFKKIKI; encoded by the exons ATGGCATTTCTTTCTCACAAAGCAGTACGATTGTTTTCGCCAGCGTCTATAATAAATGTTGTTATAGGTACAAAAAGTCTTGAAAAGAAACTTATCATGACAAGTTGCTCGAGATTAGAGAAAGCTTTGGAAAAGCTTCAAAAAAATCCTTATTTCGACAAATATGCTGAAAAAATAGCGAAATATCAAGAAACAAAGCCAGAAGAATTCTTGGAACGTGTTGAAAATCAAGAAAAGAAGCTGCAAGAGAAAAAAG TTCCAATTCATGCACCAAAAGGTCGTATTAAGTCTTTGTGGATATTGCCATTTTTGAGAAGAGGAGCACAATCGTCGTGGATTCatgttaagaaaaataatttttcccatcatgcaaataaaaaattgtatattactACTCCTATATTTTATGTCAACGGCG CACCTCATATTGGACACCTTTACAGTGCAGTTCTAGCAGATACTGTAGCTAGATTCAATTCTATGTTAGGACATTCCGTGTACCTGTGCACAGGTACAGATGAACATGGCACAAAAGTTCAAAAAGCTGCAGGGGCAGCGAATTTACCTACTATTGAATACTGTAATCAAATTTCACGCCAGTTTCTAGAAATGTGTGATATGTTTCAAGTAAAATATTCAGATTTTATTAGAACAACTGAGAAGCGACATGAAAAAGCAGTTCATCATTTTTGG aattgttTAGAAAAAAATGGACATATCTATTTAGGAAAATATGCTGGATGGTACAACGAAACGGAAGAAGCATTTGTCCCGGATAAGGAAGTAGTGAAAGAGGATTCTACAACTAACAATACTACAGAAGCGCGTACAGAATCTGGAGATACTGTAGAATGGATGGAAGAGGATTCTTATAAATTTCGGCTTACTTCCTTCAAAGATGACTTAATATATTGGTTGAAAAATG AAAACGTAGTACAACCGGCAGTACATCGCAACGTGTTAAATTCTTATCTCGATGATCTGCAAGATTTAAGTATTTCCAGGCCTATCAAAAGAGTGCCCTGGGCGATTCCTACTCCTGCTGATAAATCGCAAACGATATACGTATGGTTTGATGCATTAGTAAACTATTTAACTTCGGTAGGATATCCAGACGATTCGTTTAAAGAATCTTGGCCTCCAACTATCCAG ATAATAGGGAAAGATATACTAAAATTTCATGGCATTTATTGGCCAGCATTTCTAATGGCTGCTGGTCTTGAACCACCGAAACAGCTTTTGTGTCATGGACATTGGACTGttgataaatataaaatgtcCAAATCTAAAGGAAACGTGATCTCACCTTTCGCAGTTGCAAATGATGTTACATACGACGGTTTAAGATATTTTCTTATGAGACAAGGGGTAGTAGATACAAATTCGA ATTATAATTCCTTAAAAGTTCCAGAATTAATAAACGCTGATCTTGCCGATACGTTTGGTAACTTGGTTAACCGATGTTTCGGTAAATCTATCAATCCAAAAGGGATAATACCAGACCCAGTCGAATGCATAAATATCCTCAAGTCTGACATAGCTCTTAAAAACATAAAAGCTTTAGAAGAAGTAAGCGAGAAAACTGGGAAATTTTATCAAGTGTATCATGTACATCACGTAATAGAGAGTACTATGGAAGTGTTGCATCTTGCTAATCAAATGTTAAATCATCACAAACCATGGGTCTTAAATAAGTCTAAGGACCTTAACTCGGCCAAAGAACAAGAAGCTGTGATAGCTTTAGCTTTAGAAAGTGTACGAGTGGCTGCTTtaatattatatccaattataCCAAACTTAGCTTCCAATCTACTTGATTTTCTTCAAATTCCTATAGAGAATCGTACTTGGGAAGATACAAAACCGTTGAATTTGAGAAGTTCTCTGAACGGAGAGAAACACGTGTCAAGAGATGTATtgttttttaagaaaataaagattTGA
- the MetRS-m gene encoding methionyl-tRNA synthetase, mitochondrial isoform X3, whose amino-acid sequence MTSCSRLEKALEKLQKNPYFDKYAEKIAKYQETKPEEFLERVENQEKKLQEKKVPIHAPKGRIKSLWILPFLRRGAQSSWIHVKKNNFSHHANKKLYITTPIFYVNGAPHIGHLYSAVLADTVARFNSMLGHSVYLCTGTDEHGTKVQKAAGAANLPTIEYCNQISRQFLEMCDMFQVKYSDFIRTTEKRHEKAVHHFWNCLEKNGHIYLGKYAGWYNETEEAFVPDKEVVKEDSTTNNTTEARTESGDTVEWMEEDSYKFRLTSFKDDLIYWLKNENVVQPAVHRNVLNSYLDDLQDLSISRPIKRVPWAIPTPADKSQTIYVWFDALVNYLTSVGYPDDSFKESWPPTIQIIGKDILKFHGIYWPAFLMAAGLEPPKQLLCHGHWTVDKYKMSKSKGNVISPFAVANDVTYDGLRYFLMRQGVVDTNSNYNSLKVPELINADLADTFGNLVNRCFGKSINPKGIIPDPVECINILKSDIALKNIKALEEVSEKTGKFYQVYHVHHVIESTMEVLHLANQMLNHHKPWVLNKSKDLNSAKEQEAVIALALESVRVAALILYPIIPNLASNLLDFLQIPIENRTWEDTKPLNLRSSLNGEKHVSRDVLFFKKIKI is encoded by the exons ATGACAAGTTGCTCGAGATTAGAGAAAGCTTTGGAAAAGCTTCAAAAAAATCCTTATTTCGACAAATATGCTGAAAAAATAGCGAAATATCAAGAAACAAAGCCAGAAGAATTCTTGGAACGTGTTGAAAATCAAGAAAAGAAGCTGCAAGAGAAAAAAG TTCCAATTCATGCACCAAAAGGTCGTATTAAGTCTTTGTGGATATTGCCATTTTTGAGAAGAGGAGCACAATCGTCGTGGATTCatgttaagaaaaataatttttcccatcatgcaaataaaaaattgtatattactACTCCTATATTTTATGTCAACGGCG CACCTCATATTGGACACCTTTACAGTGCAGTTCTAGCAGATACTGTAGCTAGATTCAATTCTATGTTAGGACATTCCGTGTACCTGTGCACAGGTACAGATGAACATGGCACAAAAGTTCAAAAAGCTGCAGGGGCAGCGAATTTACCTACTATTGAATACTGTAATCAAATTTCACGCCAGTTTCTAGAAATGTGTGATATGTTTCAAGTAAAATATTCAGATTTTATTAGAACAACTGAGAAGCGACATGAAAAAGCAGTTCATCATTTTTGG aattgttTAGAAAAAAATGGACATATCTATTTAGGAAAATATGCTGGATGGTACAACGAAACGGAAGAAGCATTTGTCCCGGATAAGGAAGTAGTGAAAGAGGATTCTACAACTAACAATACTACAGAAGCGCGTACAGAATCTGGAGATACTGTAGAATGGATGGAAGAGGATTCTTATAAATTTCGGCTTACTTCCTTCAAAGATGACTTAATATATTGGTTGAAAAATG AAAACGTAGTACAACCGGCAGTACATCGCAACGTGTTAAATTCTTATCTCGATGATCTGCAAGATTTAAGTATTTCCAGGCCTATCAAAAGAGTGCCCTGGGCGATTCCTACTCCTGCTGATAAATCGCAAACGATATACGTATGGTTTGATGCATTAGTAAACTATTTAACTTCGGTAGGATATCCAGACGATTCGTTTAAAGAATCTTGGCCTCCAACTATCCAG ATAATAGGGAAAGATATACTAAAATTTCATGGCATTTATTGGCCAGCATTTCTAATGGCTGCTGGTCTTGAACCACCGAAACAGCTTTTGTGTCATGGACATTGGACTGttgataaatataaaatgtcCAAATCTAAAGGAAACGTGATCTCACCTTTCGCAGTTGCAAATGATGTTACATACGACGGTTTAAGATATTTTCTTATGAGACAAGGGGTAGTAGATACAAATTCGA ATTATAATTCCTTAAAAGTTCCAGAATTAATAAACGCTGATCTTGCCGATACGTTTGGTAACTTGGTTAACCGATGTTTCGGTAAATCTATCAATCCAAAAGGGATAATACCAGACCCAGTCGAATGCATAAATATCCTCAAGTCTGACATAGCTCTTAAAAACATAAAAGCTTTAGAAGAAGTAAGCGAGAAAACTGGGAAATTTTATCAAGTGTATCATGTACATCACGTAATAGAGAGTACTATGGAAGTGTTGCATCTTGCTAATCAAATGTTAAATCATCACAAACCATGGGTCTTAAATAAGTCTAAGGACCTTAACTCGGCCAAAGAACAAGAAGCTGTGATAGCTTTAGCTTTAGAAAGTGTACGAGTGGCTGCTTtaatattatatccaattataCCAAACTTAGCTTCCAATCTACTTGATTTTCTTCAAATTCCTATAGAGAATCGTACTTGGGAAGATACAAAACCGTTGAATTTGAGAAGTTCTCTGAACGGAGAGAAACACGTGTCAAGAGATGTATtgttttttaagaaaataaagattTGA
- the MetRS-m gene encoding methionyl-tRNA synthetase, mitochondrial isoform X4, with product MCEIHFPIHAPKGRIKSLWILPFLRRGAQSSWIHVKKNNFSHHANKKLYITTPIFYVNGAPHIGHLYSAVLADTVARFNSMLGHSVYLCTGTDEHGTKVQKAAGAANLPTIEYCNQISRQFLEMCDMFQVKYSDFIRTTEKRHEKAVHHFWNCLEKNGHIYLGKYAGWYNETEEAFVPDKEVVKEDSTTNNTTEARTESGDTVEWMEEDSYKFRLTSFKDDLIYWLKNENVVQPAVHRNVLNSYLDDLQDLSISRPIKRVPWAIPTPADKSQTIYVWFDALVNYLTSVGYPDDSFKESWPPTIQIIGKDILKFHGIYWPAFLMAAGLEPPKQLLCHGHWTVDKYKMSKSKGNVISPFAVANDVTYDGLRYFLMRQGVVDTNSNYNSLKVPELINADLADTFGNLVNRCFGKSINPKGIIPDPVECINILKSDIALKNIKALEEVSEKTGKFYQVYHVHHVIESTMEVLHLANQMLNHHKPWVLNKSKDLNSAKEQEAVIALALESVRVAALILYPIIPNLASNLLDFLQIPIENRTWEDTKPLNLRSSLNGEKHVSRDVLFFKKIKI from the exons ATGTGTGAAATtcatt TTCCAATTCATGCACCAAAAGGTCGTATTAAGTCTTTGTGGATATTGCCATTTTTGAGAAGAGGAGCACAATCGTCGTGGATTCatgttaagaaaaataatttttcccatcatgcaaataaaaaattgtatattactACTCCTATATTTTATGTCAACGGCG CACCTCATATTGGACACCTTTACAGTGCAGTTCTAGCAGATACTGTAGCTAGATTCAATTCTATGTTAGGACATTCCGTGTACCTGTGCACAGGTACAGATGAACATGGCACAAAAGTTCAAAAAGCTGCAGGGGCAGCGAATTTACCTACTATTGAATACTGTAATCAAATTTCACGCCAGTTTCTAGAAATGTGTGATATGTTTCAAGTAAAATATTCAGATTTTATTAGAACAACTGAGAAGCGACATGAAAAAGCAGTTCATCATTTTTGG aattgttTAGAAAAAAATGGACATATCTATTTAGGAAAATATGCTGGATGGTACAACGAAACGGAAGAAGCATTTGTCCCGGATAAGGAAGTAGTGAAAGAGGATTCTACAACTAACAATACTACAGAAGCGCGTACAGAATCTGGAGATACTGTAGAATGGATGGAAGAGGATTCTTATAAATTTCGGCTTACTTCCTTCAAAGATGACTTAATATATTGGTTGAAAAATG AAAACGTAGTACAACCGGCAGTACATCGCAACGTGTTAAATTCTTATCTCGATGATCTGCAAGATTTAAGTATTTCCAGGCCTATCAAAAGAGTGCCCTGGGCGATTCCTACTCCTGCTGATAAATCGCAAACGATATACGTATGGTTTGATGCATTAGTAAACTATTTAACTTCGGTAGGATATCCAGACGATTCGTTTAAAGAATCTTGGCCTCCAACTATCCAG ATAATAGGGAAAGATATACTAAAATTTCATGGCATTTATTGGCCAGCATTTCTAATGGCTGCTGGTCTTGAACCACCGAAACAGCTTTTGTGTCATGGACATTGGACTGttgataaatataaaatgtcCAAATCTAAAGGAAACGTGATCTCACCTTTCGCAGTTGCAAATGATGTTACATACGACGGTTTAAGATATTTTCTTATGAGACAAGGGGTAGTAGATACAAATTCGA ATTATAATTCCTTAAAAGTTCCAGAATTAATAAACGCTGATCTTGCCGATACGTTTGGTAACTTGGTTAACCGATGTTTCGGTAAATCTATCAATCCAAAAGGGATAATACCAGACCCAGTCGAATGCATAAATATCCTCAAGTCTGACATAGCTCTTAAAAACATAAAAGCTTTAGAAGAAGTAAGCGAGAAAACTGGGAAATTTTATCAAGTGTATCATGTACATCACGTAATAGAGAGTACTATGGAAGTGTTGCATCTTGCTAATCAAATGTTAAATCATCACAAACCATGGGTCTTAAATAAGTCTAAGGACCTTAACTCGGCCAAAGAACAAGAAGCTGTGATAGCTTTAGCTTTAGAAAGTGTACGAGTGGCTGCTTtaatattatatccaattataCCAAACTTAGCTTCCAATCTACTTGATTTTCTTCAAATTCCTATAGAGAATCGTACTTGGGAAGATACAAAACCGTTGAATTTGAGAAGTTCTCTGAACGGAGAGAAACACGTGTCAAGAGATGTATtgttttttaagaaaataaagattTGA